The Streptomyces sp. R28 region CGATTCCTCAGCGAACCCATATACGGTACGGGGCACACGCAGGCGATCGGCTCAATGAACGCACGCGTACCGGTCGACACACACGACGCATGAGGAGAGAACCCGGTGGTCAGCCAGGAACAGCGGCGGCGTCAGCTCGCCCGGGAGAAGTTCTTGCGGCAGCAGCAGCGGCGTACGTCCGCCCGGCGCAAGGCGCGCATGCGCAACTCGGTGATCGCGTCGGCGCTCGGGGTGGTGATCATCGGCAGCCTCGCCCTGTACACGACCGGGGTCCTCAAGAGCGACGACGACAGCAAGAGCAACGCGAGCGCGGAGGTCACGCCCAGCGCGACCAGCAAGGCTCCTGACCCGTGCGAGAAGCCCGCGGCGGGCAAGGTCAAGACGGCGACCTGGAAGAAGGAGCCGGCGCTGACCATCGACAAGTCGGCGAAGTACGCGATGAAGCTGGCGACGACGTGCGGTGACATAGACATCGCGCTGAAGGCGTCGGCCGCTCCGCACACCGTCAACTCCTTCAACTTCCTCGCCGGGAAGGCCTTTTTCGACCATTCCAAGTGCCACCGGCTGACCGACACCGGCATCTACGTGCTGCAGTGCGGCGACCCGACGGGCACCGGCTCGGGCGGCCCCGGGTACACGATCCCGGACGAGAACCTGAAGGACAAAAGCCTCAAGAACAACATCTACCCGGCGGGCACCGTCGCGATGGCGAACACCGGGCAGAAGCACTCCGGCGGCAGCCAGTTCTTCCTGGTCTATCAGGACAGTCAGCTTCCGCCGA contains the following coding sequences:
- a CDS encoding peptidylprolyl isomerase; amino-acid sequence: MVSQEQRRRQLAREKFLRQQQRRTSARRKARMRNSVIASALGVVIIGSLALYTTGVLKSDDDSKSNASAEVTPSATSKAPDPCEKPAAGKVKTATWKKEPALTIDKSAKYAMKLATTCGDIDIALKASAAPHTVNSFNFLAGKAFFDHSKCHRLTDTGIYVLQCGDPTGTGSGGPGYTIPDENLKDKSLKNNIYPAGTVAMANTGQKHSGGSQFFLVYQDSQLPPSYTPFGTVSESGMKVLKKIADAGAQPADPTTQNTAPNATVVINKATVTKS